A window from Tindallia magadiensis encodes these proteins:
- a CDS encoding M20/M25/M40 family metallo-hydrolase → MINQERLSNLLKELVEIDSPSQREGAVAKVIREKLENLGFEVKEDDAGKKLDGEVGNLIATLKGTTKGDTIGFSAHMDTVQPGEGIKAIVEDGIMKSAGDTILGSDDKAGIAAFLEAVQTIQENHIAHGDIQAIFTIWEEGGLNGSKNMDYSLVKADKVFVMDSGGPIGSIINQGPAQDKIAATFKGKAAHAGAEPEAGISAIQIAARAIDNMKLLRIDEETTANIGNIQGGGATNIVPDKVVINAEARSLKDDKLEAQTKSMVEAMEKAAKDFGGEVEMDIKRLYTAFKLEESDPMITVLKEVFTEMGLEPVIMPSGGGSDTNHFNANGLKAVNLSVGMNKVHTVDEFIKIEDLANGARMVLEIIKKYA, encoded by the coding sequence ATGATCAATCAGGAACGTCTGAGCAACCTCTTAAAAGAACTGGTAGAAATTGACAGCCCGTCACAGCGGGAAGGTGCTGTGGCAAAAGTGATCCGGGAAAAACTGGAGAACTTAGGGTTTGAAGTCAAAGAAGATGATGCGGGCAAGAAACTGGACGGAGAAGTAGGGAACTTAATAGCGACTCTGAAAGGAACCACCAAGGGAGATACAATCGGATTCAGTGCTCATATGGACACGGTTCAGCCAGGCGAAGGCATCAAAGCCATTGTAGAAGACGGTATTATGAAAAGTGCCGGCGACACCATTCTTGGAAGTGATGATAAAGCAGGAATCGCTGCTTTTCTGGAAGCGGTTCAAACCATACAGGAAAACCATATTGCCCATGGAGATATTCAAGCCATCTTCACCATTTGGGAAGAAGGCGGATTGAACGGATCAAAAAATATGGACTACAGCCTTGTGAAAGCTGATAAAGTGTTTGTCATGGATAGTGGCGGACCTATTGGCAGCATTATTAATCAGGGGCCGGCCCAAGATAAAATTGCAGCCACTTTTAAAGGAAAAGCCGCTCATGCCGGAGCTGAACCAGAAGCTGGCATCAGTGCTATTCAAATAGCTGCAAGAGCTATTGACAATATGAAACTTTTAAGAATCGATGAAGAAACAACGGCTAACATCGGTAATATTCAGGGAGGCGGAGCCACCAACATTGTTCCTGACAAAGTGGTGATTAATGCTGAAGCACGAAGCCTCAAAGATGACAAATTGGAAGCCCAGACAAAAAGCATGGTAGAAGCCATGGAAAAAGCCGCTAAAGACTTTGGCGGCGAAGTAGAGATGGATATTAAACGATTATACACAGCGTTTAAGCTGGAAGAATCCGATCCAATGATTACCGTATTAAAAGAAGTTTTTACGGAAATGGGTCTGGAACCAGTGATCATGCCTTCTGGTGGAGGCAGTGATACAAATCACTTCAATGCCAACGGTCTGAAAGCCGTCAACTTAAGCGTTGGAATGAATAAAGTGCACACCGTTGACGAGTTCATTAAAATCGAAGACTTAGCCAATGGTGCCAGAATGGTTTTAGAGATTATCAAGAAATATGCATAA